A DNA window from Deinococcus sedimenti contains the following coding sequences:
- the tkt gene encoding transketolase: protein MSSDIPQLSVNTIRTLSIDGVQAANSGHPGAPLGAAPMAYVVWQDYLRFNPVHPEWPGRDRFVLSAGHASMLIYSLLHLTGYDLSLDELKNFRQWGSKTPGHPEFFHTPGLDATTGPLGQGAAMTVGMAMAEAHLAARYNRPEFPIFDNHTYAILGDGDLQEGVNHEAAALAGHLRLNKLIWLHDDNQVQLDTATFKAESDDVAARYVAYGWNVLKVADGNDLDQIRAAVKEAQTSDRPTLIQVRTVIGFASPKAGTSKAHGEPLGAEGVAATKTALGWDYPAFTVPEEVKAHMDARERGAKLEAEWNALMDGYRAAHPELAAEVDAMLKRELPANLADALPSYEVGGKGVATRNASGEVINALAKVLPGLMGGSADLSGSTKTTIKDGGEMQSGSMAGRNVLFGVREFGMAAAANGLSLYGGLHPMVGTFLVFADYLKPAFRLSAIQMQPVTYVLTHDSIGLGEDGPTHQPIEQIAMLRAVPGAHVIRPADANETSAAWQMALEYDKGPTALALTRQDLPILPRNHAGVKKGAYVVRDADGAQVILIASGSEVSLALDSAEALAAEGIQARVVSMPCMEVFRTQDRSYRDSVLTPGVKRVAIEAAAKSPWYEWVGTDGAVIGMDTFGASAPASVLFEKFGFSVQNVSKVVKSIL, encoded by the coding sequence ATGTCCAGCGACATCCCACAGCTGAGCGTCAACACCATCCGCACCCTGAGCATCGACGGCGTGCAGGCCGCCAACAGCGGCCACCCCGGCGCGCCCCTGGGCGCCGCGCCCATGGCGTACGTCGTCTGGCAGGACTACCTGCGCTTCAACCCCGTTCACCCCGAATGGCCCGGTCGTGACCGCTTCGTGCTGTCCGCCGGGCACGCCAGCATGCTGATCTACAGCCTGCTGCACCTCACCGGGTACGACCTCTCGCTGGACGAACTGAAGAACTTCCGCCAGTGGGGCAGCAAGACCCCCGGCCACCCCGAGTTCTTCCACACCCCCGGCCTCGACGCCACCACCGGCCCCCTCGGCCAGGGCGCCGCGATGACCGTCGGCATGGCCATGGCCGAGGCGCACCTCGCCGCGCGCTACAACCGCCCCGAGTTCCCCATCTTCGACAACCACACCTACGCCATCCTCGGCGACGGTGACCTGCAGGAAGGCGTGAACCACGAGGCCGCCGCGCTGGCCGGGCACCTGCGCCTGAACAAACTCATCTGGCTGCACGACGACAACCAGGTGCAGCTCGACACCGCCACCTTCAAGGCCGAGAGCGACGACGTCGCCGCCCGCTACGTCGCGTACGGCTGGAACGTCCTGAAGGTCGCCGACGGCAACGATCTCGACCAGATCCGCGCCGCCGTGAAGGAAGCGCAGACCAGCGACCGCCCCACCCTGATCCAGGTCCGCACCGTGATCGGCTTCGCCAGCCCCAAGGCCGGGACCAGCAAGGCCCACGGCGAACCCCTGGGCGCCGAGGGCGTCGCCGCCACCAAGACCGCCCTCGGCTGGGACTACCCCGCCTTCACCGTGCCCGAGGAAGTCAAGGCGCACATGGACGCCCGTGAACGCGGCGCGAAACTGGAAGCCGAGTGGAACGCCCTGATGGACGGCTACCGCGCCGCGCACCCCGAACTGGCCGCCGAGGTGGACGCGATGCTGAAGCGTGAACTGCCCGCGAACCTCGCCGACGCGCTGCCCAGTTACGAGGTCGGCGGCAAGGGCGTCGCCACCCGCAACGCCAGCGGTGAAGTCATCAACGCCCTGGCGAAGGTCCTCCCCGGCCTGATGGGCGGCTCAGCCGACCTGAGCGGCAGCACGAAGACCACCATCAAGGACGGCGGCGAGATGCAGAGCGGCAGCATGGCCGGACGCAACGTCCTGTTCGGCGTGCGCGAATTCGGTATGGCCGCCGCCGCGAACGGCCTGAGCCTCTACGGCGGCCTGCACCCCATGGTCGGCACGTTCCTGGTGTTCGCGGACTACCTCAAGCCCGCCTTCCGCCTCAGCGCCATCCAGATGCAGCCCGTCACGTACGTCCTCACGCACGACAGCATCGGCCTGGGCGAGGACGGCCCCACCCACCAGCCCATCGAGCAGATCGCCATGCTCCGCGCCGTGCCCGGCGCCCACGTGATCCGCCCCGCCGACGCCAACGAGACGTCCGCCGCGTGGCAGATGGCCCTCGAGTACGACAAGGGCCCCACCGCCCTGGCCCTGACCCGCCAGGACCTCCCGATCCTGCCCCGCAACCACGCGGGCGTGAAGAAGGGCGCCTACGTCGTCCGCGACGCCGACGGCGCGCAGGTCATCCTGATCGCCTCCGGCAGCGAGGTCAGCCTCGCCCTGGACTCCGCCGAGGCCCTGGCCGCCGAGGGCATCCAGGCGCGCGTGGTCAGCATGCCCTGCATGGAAGTCTTCCGCACCCAGGACCGCAGCTACCGCGACAGCGTCCTCACCCCCGGCGTGAAACGCGTCGCCATCGAGGCCGCCGCCAAGAGCCCCTGGTACGAATGGGTCGGCACGGACGGCGCCGTCATCGGCATGGACACCTTCGGCGCCAGCGCGCCCGCCAGCGTCCTGTTCGAGAAGTTCGGCTTCAGCGTCCAGAACGTCAGCAAGGTCGTCAAGAGCATCCTCTGA
- the queC gene encoding 7-cyano-7-deazaguanine synthase QueC: MTEGKKRAVVLLSGGLDSSTVLGMATRDGYACTALSFRYGQRHTVELERAATVAAHFGAAHRVIDINIGSFGGSALTDESMVVPTDGTEDGVIPPTYVPGRNTVFIAVGLSLAEAIDAERVFLGINAVDYSGYPDCRPEYLAAYQTLADLATKAGLEGRGAVLTAPLAELTKADIVREALAVGVPIDVTWSCYQGGEEPCGVCDSCRIRDKALIEAGRPDLATTYAQAQL; this comes from the coding sequence ATGACGGAAGGGAAGAAGCGCGCGGTGGTGCTGCTGTCGGGCGGGCTGGATTCGAGCACGGTGCTGGGGATGGCGACCCGCGACGGGTACGCGTGCACGGCGCTGTCGTTCCGGTATGGGCAGCGGCACACGGTGGAACTGGAGCGGGCGGCGACGGTCGCGGCGCACTTCGGGGCAGCTCACCGGGTGATCGATATCAACATCGGGTCGTTCGGGGGGAGTGCCCTGACGGACGAGTCGATGGTGGTGCCGACGGACGGGACGGAAGATGGCGTGATTCCGCCGACGTACGTGCCGGGGCGGAACACGGTGTTCATCGCGGTGGGGCTGAGTCTCGCTGAAGCAATTGATGCGGAGCGGGTGTTCCTGGGGATCAACGCGGTGGATTACAGCGGGTACCCGGACTGCCGCCCGGAGTACCTCGCGGCGTACCAGACGCTGGCGGACCTGGCGACGAAGGCGGGCCTGGAGGGGCGCGGGGCGGTGCTGACGGCGCCGCTGGCGGAGTTGACGAAGGCGGACATCGTGCGCGAGGCGCTGGCAGTGGGCGTGCCGATCGACGTGACCTGGAGTTGCTACCAGGGGGGCGAGGAACCGTGCGGGGTGTGCGACTCGTGCCGCATCCGGGATAAGGCGCTGATCGAGGCGGGCCGACCCGACCTCGCCACCACCTACGCCCAGGCGCAGCTGTAA
- a CDS encoding 7-carboxy-7-deazaguanine synthase QueE, giving the protein MKYPVYERFYTWQGEGVHLGRAAYFIRLYGCPQACPWCDSAGTWHRDYRPDGVTLMDAAELAEVVRAESPDGAVVVITGGEPILFDLAPLTDALHALGRRVHIETSGIAPLRGALDWVTLSPKPFGQLPLPDVVALADEVKIIVHEPGDLQAGLDTLSGLPDGAVIWLHPEWSKARERDLGVLNAITQAVKENPCLRAGYQMHKLYRADDLDAHSDKRLIPLGGNAALGY; this is encoded by the coding sequence ATGAAATACCCCGTGTACGAGCGGTTCTACACCTGGCAGGGCGAGGGGGTGCACCTGGGCCGCGCGGCGTACTTCATCCGCCTGTACGGCTGCCCCCAGGCCTGCCCCTGGTGCGACAGCGCCGGAACGTGGCACCGCGACTACCGCCCCGACGGCGTGACCCTCATGGATGCCGCCGAGTTGGCCGAGGTGGTGCGCGCCGAGAGCCCCGACGGCGCAGTGGTGGTCATCACGGGAGGCGAGCCGATCCTGTTCGACCTCGCGCCCCTGACGGACGCCCTGCACGCCCTGGGCCGCCGCGTCCACATCGAGACGAGTGGCATCGCGCCCCTGCGCGGGGCGCTGGACTGGGTGACGCTGTCGCCCAAACCCTTCGGGCAGCTCCCGCTGCCCGATGTCGTGGCGCTAGCGGACGAGGTGAAGATCATCGTCCACGAACCGGGCGACCTTCAGGCCGGACTGGACACCCTGAGCGGCCTGCCGGACGGGGCGGTGATCTGGCTGCACCCCGAATGGAGCAAGGCCCGCGAGCGGGACCTAGGGGTGCTGAACGCGATCACACAGGCGGTCAAGGAGAACCCGTGCCTGCGGGCCGGGTACCAGATGCACAAGCTGTACCGCGCCGACGACCTCGACGCGCACAGCGACAAACGCCTCATCCCCTTGGGCGGGAACGCGGCACTCGGGTACTGA
- a CDS encoding 6-pyruvoyl trahydropterin synthase family protein yields the protein MPWKLSSEFTFDSAHVITGYDGPCGRLHGHTYRVRMELTSDRLRPSAHVKRAIMVADFKTLKWAKKDIDAGGLDHAYLNDIPELGDDTTAEVVAAYIHRHTMKRVRADLPAGDDGADLRLHVTLWETPDSSCEYWE from the coding sequence ATGCCGTGGAAACTGAGTTCGGAGTTCACGTTCGATTCGGCGCACGTGATCACCGGCTACGACGGGCCGTGCGGGAGACTGCACGGGCACACGTACCGCGTCCGGATGGAACTCACCAGTGACCGGTTGCGCCCGAGCGCGCACGTGAAGCGGGCCATCATGGTCGCGGACTTCAAGACCCTCAAGTGGGCGAAGAAGGACATCGATGCCGGCGGTCTGGACCACGCATACCTGAACGACATCCCGGAACTCGGCGACGACACGACCGCCGAGGTTGTCGCCGCGTACATTCACCGCCACACCATGAAGCGCGTGCGCGCCGACCTGCCCGCGGGGGACGACGGCGCGGACCTGCGCCTCCACGTGACGCTCTGGGAGACACCCGACAGCTCCTGCGAGTACTGGGAGTGA
- the queF gene encoding preQ(1) synthase produces MTNVTAEADCAPQNPGFDRRYDVQGLDAIDVAVLGTFPHVREDDPVRYPGEPMQIEIVTDEFSPVCPWSGLPDFGRLEIRYLPREACVELKSLKYYLTSYRFVGIYHEHATRRVLADLVNLLNPLSMEIRCDYGMRGGLNTICTVKYVAPNHQPQGA; encoded by the coding sequence ATGACGAACGTGACTGCCGAGGCCGACTGCGCGCCCCAGAACCCTGGTTTTGACCGCCGCTACGACGTGCAGGGCTTAGACGCCATCGACGTGGCGGTGCTGGGTACTTTCCCGCACGTGCGCGAGGACGACCCGGTGCGCTACCCGGGCGAGCCGATGCAGATCGAGATCGTGACGGACGAGTTCAGCCCGGTGTGCCCCTGGAGTGGCCTGCCGGACTTCGGCCGCCTGGAGATCCGGTACCTGCCGCGCGAGGCGTGCGTGGAACTCAAGAGCCTGAAGTACTACCTGACCAGCTACCGCTTCGTGGGCATCTACCACGAGCACGCGACCCGGCGGGTCCTGGCGGATCTGGTGAACCTCCTGAATCCGCTGAGCATGGAGATCCGCTGTGATTACGGCATGCGCGGCGGGCTGAACACGATCTGCACCGTGAAGTACGTCGCGCCCAACCACCAGCCCCAGGGGGCGTAA